From the genome of Numenius arquata chromosome 18, bNumArq3.hap1.1, whole genome shotgun sequence:
AAGCAGTGAAGCAGCTAAAAAGTCTGTGTTAAATGGTGTGAGCGAGCAGGCAGCGGAAGGGGCAAAATAACCGAAAGCAGGCCCTTCAGGTTATCCCTCTGTGACTTACCTGCAAAGAACTGAGTTCAATTGGTTTCTCGAATATCGTCCAGATGACACCCTCATGGCAGTCGGGAGTGGTGAGGGACCCCTCATACCGGTAGTACTTTCCAAGTTCTTTCTCAGGTGGGAGAAGAGAACTCAGTGGCAGAGGCTCCATCTGTTCTGTTTGCCCTAGACAAGCCATGAGGAAATATTGTTTGTAAGGAGCGTGGCTGCAGGTATTGGTCACATATTTCTTCAAATGCGGCTGCTGCTCGTGGCTGTGTAAAGGCTCATCCCCACGCACGCTCCCCACGCCTGGGGCACTGCCCTGCACTGCTTGTGAGACCTCTGACTGCCACTGTGGGATCCACCCAGCACAAGTTACGCACACCTCTTGAGTTAACACTCTGCATGTTTTCCTTCTCGCTTTGCTTCCTCCTGCAGAAGCAGGAATACTCATTCTGCTTCTGGGGCTTTTCTTCACTGCAAATATGGAGAACTAGATTTTCTCCTGCTTGTGATGCTCTGAGTGACAAATTTTATCTTTGACTTTAACTTTCAAGTACCAATCTTTACTGCAATTAGAACAGGATTGGACCGTGAACTACCTGTGCTCGAAAGAAAtatatagaatcatggaattgtttaggttggaaaagacctttaagatcatcgagtccaaccattaacctggcactgccaagtccaccactaagccatgtccctcagcaccaagttgggcgggagtgttgatctgcttgagggtaggaaggatCTACAGAGGCTgcatcgatgggctgaggccaatggtgtgaggttcaacaaggccaagtgccggatcctacacttgggtcacaccaaccccatgcagcgctacaggcttggggaagagtggctggaaagctgcccagtggaaaaggacctgggggtgttggttagCAGCCagctgaacataagccagcagcgtggccaggtggccaagaaagccaacaacaTTGTGGCCCATATcagcaatagtgtggccagcaggactagggcagtgattgtccccctgtactgggcactggtgaggccccaccttgagtactgtgttcaattTTGGGCCCGTATGTTGCATTTTGACCAACACAAATGTCTTACCTTTGTATTTAATATTCTGTAATTCATTTATTAGAGCTgcatagtttttattttcttcatcaacctgaaatgcaaatattttgattCCAAATCATGCATTTCTCAACAACTAGTTGCTTTAATTTAATTGTGAATAAAACAGAGAAGAGGCACAAGGCTAGAAGATAACAGCGAGCAGTATATAGAAAAGAGCAAAGGAACTAAGTGCTGGCACTGAATGCCTGCAGAAGACAGGGGGGCTTAGGTCTTGGACTACTGTAACATTAACGCAATCACTCTGCCAAACTGCTGGTAGATTTGAGATGGGCAACTAAAAATTTGGCTACCTACCTTTATAAAGAATGCTAACACAGCCACACCATCTGCATGTTTCTTCGCTTCTGTTATATCCGAAACATCATCTCTTATGTGGACAACATGAAGCTGTAAAACAACAGTCAAGGCCAATTATTTGTCCATTTTCCTCTAGAGTTGGTGGTGGGGCCAGAGCTGCTTTGCTGCTCACAGGCTGGGGACACAGAGCTGGAGGCCCTTGTCCCAAGGCAGGAACTATGCAATAAAGGGACTATCATTTGAAACTTCATTCATCAAAACCGGTATCATTTCCTACATCTCCCCAGAAGGTCAAGTGCTCTGTGGACTGCTGCAGCCCTCCATTTTCAGCCTGTGCAGTGGAACAGGCAGATTTTTACAGCACGGCTTGAAAAGGGAGTAGTTTCCTTCCACCAATCCATGAGTATCAGCACTGGTGACTTGTCTTGCCTTGAAGACAATACTGGATTTTTTGGTTGCATAAGCCAATTCATGGTTGTGGTCCCAGAAATGCATATATCATCTGAATAAGCATTGTGAGAGTGTAATCAGACTGAATAGACTTCTAAATATTTCTCCTCCCAAAATGCTATAAAAGTCCAGATTTGTTGTCTCTCCTGTGGCTTTGCTATCCCAATCTACTGTGTTTTCCCCTGTCCTGATAACCTCTGTTCTGGTTAGCGAACAATGTGTCCTTGGATCTCCATTTCCACTGCTGGGGTTTCATAGGGCTAGCTAATAGATTTTGACAACAGTGTCTTAAAAAGCTGGAGTTCTTGACTCAAAGCCATAACCCACAAACACTCTCACCTACCTCCATGGCTTGTTTTTCTCCATCTATGCTGTGCTCTGACCCAGGAAGGTATTGCTGTGGATCTTCGGCTCCCCAGTGCCAATGAAGTTCTATcgccttgtattttttttccagacctcCACCTCCAATTTTAGGGGATGTGCCTAATGTTACTTTAACTGGGGGAAACAAATAAGTAGttgaaaagaaataatcagaCCACACATTAGTAGTATTTGAGAGTAGAGAAGTATGTTCTTGAGATTCAAATTCATCCTAAACTTCTGGCTTGGTTTTTCATAGCGAGTGTTCCAGCAGTTCAACTGCAGAAGCTGAACTCTTACAAAACGCtaactgaaattaatttgaaatgagaGGGAGAAATTTCACTGTCCACTTCCCTCTAATATGCAACAGCATTTGGACATCCCTCTGTGGCACAGCACTTGGAGGTTCTGTTCCCACTGCTACCAAGGATTTGCTCTGTGAAATTGAATGACTTGCTGGGGAGCTGAGCTACCCATTACTTCAATTGagtaaataataacaaataaaataaatttgatgATGCTTGTTTCCCTTTGTAAAGTGGAGGAAAAGGGCAGAACACTACTTTGGATTGTTCCAGGATAAGGGTTTTGTAGACTTTTATGGCATCCATTGATATATCCCTTGGAGTGTCGTcagttaattgcattttaaagaaaacagggtAATAGGCTGCCTTTCCTTGATTGCACTGAGGGGATTTGTAGGGATTTGTTCACTCCCATTATAACCCCAGGAGCCAGAACTACTTATACCTTTCAGAAGACcctatattcctttttttttttgtctttgagaaCACCCTCTGTCAAAGTATTCTTAAAAGTAAGCTTGATCACAGTTTATTTGGGTTTTAAGCATTGTTTTTATCTCATCTCCTATTGTCTGCATTGTAATGTTTGTTTTGGGCAGAGTTTAAAGatattctgttttaatttaaagtaatATTGCAACTTAAGCCTAAGCATCTAAGTCCTTGCATCTATTTAATGTGATGCTTGATCTGTTGttaacagcaaaacaaatttttcttaggaaatatttttctagttATAAATCACCCTCACTTCCTATGCTTGAGACATTTGGGATATTTAAATCTACTTAGAAAGACCTCTACATCAAGCACAGTACTTTTCCTTCCATAGGAAAGGTTGTTTTGACCTGGATTGAAGCCCCAGAGAtttcatttctgttctgaatTCCAAATGAACTGGAAGCTTGCAAGAGTCATTTacttactttgctttttttaccAGTACATGGATGAGTAACATATCTttgttggatttatttatttagattgtaGGACCTTTGATACACTGACCTTCGCTATCTGCACACTGTTGAACATAATGATAGTCTAATCTCACATAGAGCTTCTAACTGCAGCTGTAATTTAAGCAATAACGGTATCAGTGATGTACTCATCGTTATACAGGAATTAGTTGCCCTCAGAAGGAAGAAAGGTTAAAAACCCAGATTAAAAACCTAATCCTTTTGCATGGCTGGGAAAGATGAGAGTTCTGACCAATCCTTCTGAATGTTAATTTTTGTGTAAAAGATTTCTATGCACAGTGACCATAATATGGAGATTCTAGACTACACTTCTGTAATGGGAAAGTCATTAACCAGCATCATCACTGTATTGCTTTTAGTGAAGAAAATGGAGGAAGTGAAACAGTGCTGAATTACTATTCTCTGATTCACTGTTTACTTATTTGCTGTTCACTGATTCACTGTTTACTGCATCAGTAAGTAGCAGATCAACAAGTTCACATTAGATTGCTTCTGTGTGCGGAGAAAACAGGTTGAAATCTGAGGTTTCAGCTCATCATTTAAAGAACGGGTAAAACACATATACTGCAAGCCTCTGGTTGTATGATTTTCCCAGATTGTGTTCTTCAGCAGAATTCTTTGTGCAGAAACAAGAGTCAGAAATGTCAAGCCAGAAATGAAGCATTAAATTCTGCATTCAGCAGAAGTTATATATCTCTGCCAACACGTGTCTTAAACCCCTGTACTCCCCTGCCTCCTAGTCCTAGAGGTTCCCTAGACATCTCGAGTTCTCTTTCTGCATATGCACAGAACCAATTTCTGCTGAGACCCACAAGGACCACGTCCAGGATTCAAAAACTAGATAATTCCCACAAAGTTCCCAGAAGACCTTGGTTCAGAcagttttgtttttgaaatataGGGGTGCTATCTTATTTTTGCTTGCTTGCCTTTAAGTAGCAGTAGTGACATCTGACACCTTGCCTAGGGCATGGAAGAAGTGAATGGATGGTTCTAAGTGAAGGCACAGTAACATAACAACAGTAATAATTTGATAGTACTTGCCTGTATGTCCATTATTTGCTATGTTCCATTTTGAAGTTCCCTTCACATCGTATCCTTCAAAATTCAGTGGCTTAAGGTTTTTGTCATGAACGACATTTTTGGTGACAATATTGATAGGTGACTGTTTGTTTCCTTTGCAGGTGGCATATGATGAATGCCATTGTCGAGGATCTGTTTGAGGatggagaaaataatatttttctgtagacTGCAAATCCTTGATAAAGCCAACCCATCAAACAGTCAATAGATTCTTGCTTGGGAGATTGGAGACATCTTTGAAGAAAAGGTCTCTGGATGTTGGAATTTAATACGGGAACTTTCTTAGCATATAATTTTTTgtagttttaaaaacattaatatgcATCAAGAATATTCTGTTAAGCTTAGTAGGAAAATATGCATATGTAAATGGCTGTAAAATAGAAAGTGAACTACAAGTGAGGTTGGCTGAGCTATAGAAATTTGGAAActacaacaaaaagcaaaattaagtgGTGGTGGTTCTGAGAGTGAAATGCTGTTCCCGGCACAGTCAGCTCCAGGGAGGGCTGGGCAGGACATAGGGATGAGGAAGGGATCAGGCAGCCTACGTGGATACTGCTGGTAAAACAAAAGGTGCAGTTGTAGGTAGAACACTAGGATTTTTCATAACTGTCTTTAAGAATTTAAATAGCTATCTATAAGCAGCTTGCTGGCATGATTACCTCTGGAGCAcgtttagaattatttttatatttttagcttTATTCTTGGTTGAAACAAAATGAAGAGTTAGAACAAACACTGATATCTGCAAATACCCTTCTTTAGGTATCCCGTTTAGCATTTATGTTTGCATATAACATGATCACGTAGCATTAAATGCTGAGTTGGGTGTAGTTTTGCATTATTTCTATAAAGAGGCCTTTTGCAAAACAGAAGAATCCAAACACTGATGTgattggaaaaataaattgtttagcAGTACCTTTGCAGTGTGGCTGTTCATACTTCTGTGACTGATAACACCAAGGgactccaactgaaaaaaaaaaaaaatcagatagtgAAAATTAGATGAATTAAAAGCTGTAGAAATTGTCCCCCCAAAAAGCAGATGTGAAATGGGTTTGCAACTTGTGATCCTCAGAGAGTGATAACTGGGCACACAGTTTTGACAACTTCATTTTTTCTGCCTGATTTTATTAGAGTAAGATATTTAATATCTTAAATATATAAACAACAGAGGCTGCTAAGAAGTGAGTGCTTCAGTTTCCTCCTGATCTTGAATGAATCACCTGCTAATATCCCTTCCAAAAAGTGTGCCAGCATGAAATAGTAGAACTCTGGATGGGATGTGGTTCTAAATAATCTGTTTTTGAAACTTTGGCTCCAGCAAATTCTTCAGGCAAAAGTTCCACATCTGAATATATGTAGTGTTAAAATAAGCTTCCTTTTATCAGTTTGTACTTGCCATCCTTTCATATACTTGTAAATTTATTTATGCAAGATGCCTTATCTCCCTCTGTTCCAGGAAGTATTTTAAAGATAACTTGGTGCAATAAGGCATTTTAAGAAAtgaatttttctttcc
Proteins encoded in this window:
- the CA4 gene encoding carbonic anhydrase 4 gives rise to the protein MELLFLVLFSLHILKTEALVGVPWCYQSQKYEQPHCKDPRQWHSSYATCKGNKQSPINIVTKNVVHDKNLKPLNFEGYDVKGTSKWNIANNGHTVKVTLGTSPKIGGGGLEKKYKAIELHWHWGAEDPQQYLPGSEHSIDGEKQAMELHVVHIRDDVSDITEAKKHADGVAVLAFFIKVDEENKNYAALINELQNIKYKGQTEQMEPLPLSSLLPPEKELGKYYRYEGSLTTPDCHEGVIWTIFEKPIELSSLQISEFSKVHFDGQNSTRMVENFRPVQFLNERKVYWSSASTHPPTAKVLMLVLMLTFILSSLCQ